In one window of Caballeronia sp. TF1N1 DNA:
- a CDS encoding cytochrome b/b6 domain-containing protein, whose product MSAKTGPRVKVWDLWVRLTHWIVAGVVSWNLFGPTDQTHRVLGYIAAGLVLARIVWGFVGSRHARFAAWWPGAAQLRTYLRSLAAGKPLHHVSHNPLGALMAVALWFLVLALAVSGWIMRLDAFWGEDWPQEIHTWLSYLIEICVCVHVVAAVSMSLWTRENLIGGMVTGLKRVKQHDESDRATDA is encoded by the coding sequence ATGTCTGCCAAGACCGGCCCTCGCGTGAAGGTCTGGGATCTTTGGGTCCGGCTCACACACTGGATCGTGGCGGGCGTCGTTTCATGGAATCTTTTTGGGCCAACAGACCAGACGCATCGAGTGCTTGGCTATATCGCGGCGGGGTTGGTGCTGGCGCGTATCGTGTGGGGTTTCGTCGGTTCGCGGCATGCGCGCTTTGCCGCCTGGTGGCCGGGCGCCGCGCAGCTTCGTACCTATCTCCGTTCGCTTGCAGCGGGCAAGCCCCTACATCATGTCTCGCATAATCCATTGGGCGCGTTGATGGCCGTTGCGTTGTGGTTCCTGGTACTGGCGCTCGCGGTATCCGGCTGGATCATGCGGCTCGATGCCTTCTGGGGCGAAGACTGGCCACAAGAGATCCACACATGGCTGTCTTATCTGATCGAAATATGCGTGTGCGTGCATGTCGTCGCGGCGGTGTCGATGAGCTTGTGGACACGAGAGAATTTAATCGGCGGGATGGTGACGGGACTCAAGCGCGTTAAACAGCACGATGAAAGCGATCGAGCAACTGATGCCTAA